A genomic segment from Lutzomyia longipalpis isolate SR_M1_2022 chromosome 3, ASM2433408v1 encodes:
- the LOC129792852 gene encoding choline transporter-like 1, with protein sequence MGCFSSKTSPGHEPTADRGCTDICWLCIYIFFWILMIIVAVFSFVYGNPIRLINGYDSFGNTCGIRNNEKFNEIPLSGMNTIDKPYVFFLDMKELRQTLKICVNKCPNREIGTKNDLWDEHQRRGNTLCRYDFNMSLLLQPEPRDAQYMHLLGPCPPLPVHESTPVLHRCVPTGKNAPGKQVRDAYDLLNSWGLAQQLLSDLYTTWPLIVIICILALVLSIVMIAMLHWLTKIVSWLICLFVALCSIALTVILWWTYYSIKHKQEVESKYSLLEELLRNETAIYALAIIATLVMIFLIMVIYFMRTQLGGLSALFEEAGKCMLSLPGLAGPPLLAFVALSIFLAFWVLVVICLATANYPGKNSLLPFAQLVTHNESGVASVEKNYTSPDFKSLKVVEYVDAEWLKRMLWLYLIGLIWTSEFIFACQQLTLAGAVAFWYFGKHKDSPVLQAMNKLVKYHLGSVAKGAFLITIFKIPRLILTYLYTKLKRGQDDGSQCAACCVKCCVCCFWGLEKFIRYLNHNAYTVIAIERINFCPAAGIAWNAMMSNALQVATINGIGDFILFLGKLAVAGVCALISILILKDSNEVNFYAAPVIFISIFAFFIAHVVLSLYEIVVDTLFLCVCEDRTINGHNGRWKESNLAKLLGEEPIERQAVEERMQATEMTPITKEPFSSHNA encoded by the exons ATGGGTTGTTTCAGTAGTAAGACAAGCCCCGGGCACGAGCCCACAGCAGACCGGGGATGCACAGACATTTGTTGGCTTTGTATTTACATATTCTTCTGGATTCTTATG ATTATTGTTGCCGTATTCTCCTTTGTCTATGGCAATCCCATCCGCCTAATTAATGGCTATGACAGCTTCGGGAATACCTGTGGCATTCGGAACAACGAGAAATTCAACGAAATCCCCCTGTCCGGGATGAACACAATCGACAAGCCCTACGTGTTCTTCCTGGATATGAAGGAATTGCGGCAAACGCTGAAGATTTGCGTCAACAAATGCCCCAATCGGGAGATTGGCACAAAGAATGATCTCTGGGATGAGCATCAGCGTCGTGGCAATACACTCTGCCGGTATGACTTCAATATGTCACTGCTGCTTCAGCCAGAACCACGAGATGCTCAGTATATGCATCTCCTGGGTCCCTGTCCACCACTTCCGGTGCACGAATCCACGCCCGTTCTCCATCGATGCGTACCCACGGGTAAAAATGCCCCTGGGAAGCAAGTGCGGGATGCGTATGATCTGCTCAATTCATGGGGTTTGGCACAGCAATTGCTCAGTGATTTGTACACAACATGGCCCCTCATTGTCATCATCTGCATCCTGGCATTGG TTTTATCAATTGTCATGATTGCCATGCTCCATTGGCTCACGAAGATTGTCTCCTGGCTGATTTGCTTGTTTGTAGCTCTGTGCAGTATTGCACTGACTGTAATCCTGTGGTGGACGTACTACAGTATCAAGCACAAGCAAGAAGTTGAGTCAAAATACTCCCTGCTGGAGGAACTCCTACGCAATGAGACTGCTATTTATGCTCTGGCCATCATTGCCACACTCGTTATGATCTTCCTCATTATGGTGATTTACTTTATGCGTACGCAACTTGGGGGTCTTTCGGCACTGTTTGAGGAGGCAGGCAAATGTATGCTTTCCCTTCCGGGTCTTGCTGGACCACCACTCCTTGCATTTGTTGCTCTTAGCATTTTTCTCGCCTTTTGGGTTCTTGTTGTCATCTGCCTAGCCACAGCCAACTATCCCGGGAAGAATTCCTTACTCCCCTTTGCTCAGTTGGTTACCCACAATGAAAGTGGTGTGGCAAGTGTGGAGAAGAATTACACCAGTCCGGATTTCAAGT CTCTGAAAGTTGTGGAATATGTGGATGCAGAATGGCTCAAGAGGATGCTCTGGCTGTACTTGATTGGATTAATTTGGACAAGTGAATTCATATTTGCCTGCCAGCAACTCACCTTGGCAGGTGCGGTGGCTTTTTGGTACTTTGGAAAGCACAAAGATAGCCCAGTTTTGCAAGCTATGAACAAATTGGTGAAATATCATTTGGGATCTGTTGCCAAGGGAGCTTTTCTCATTACAATCTTCAAAATTCCACGCCTCATTCTAACTTATCTCTACACAAA actaAAACGCGGTCAGGATGATGGATCTCAATGTGCTGCCTGCTGCGTCAAGTGTTGCGTATGTTGCTTCTGGGGCTTGGAGAAGTTTATTCGATATTTGAATCACAACGCCTACACTGTTATTGCCATTGAGAGGATTAACTTCTGCCCAGCAGCTGGTATTGCGTGGAATGCCATGATGTCCAATGCACTCCAAGTGGCCACAATAAATGGAATTGGGGACTTTATTCTCTTCCTGGGGAAGCTGGCAGTTGCCGGGGTTTGTGCATTAATTAGTATTCTCATACTAAAGGATAGCAATGAGGTTAACTTCTATGCAGCTCCAGTTATTTTTATCTCCATCTTTGCATTCTTTATTGCACACGTCGTGCTATCGCTCTACGag ATTGTCGTGGATACGCTGTTTCTCTGCGTGTGTGAAGATCGTACCATTAATGGGCACAATGGACGCTGGAAGGAGAGCAATTTGGCTAAACTACTGGGTGAAGAACCAATTGAGCGTCAAGCAGTTGAGGAACGAATGCAAGCCACTGAAATGACCCCAATCACGAAGGAACCCTTCAGTTCCCACAACGCCTAA